The following coding sequences lie in one Maribacter forsetii DSM 18668 genomic window:
- a CDS encoding leucine-rich repeat domain-containing protein → MKHHFGDFLDRTDDYWTTIPNRERFAFIANFEIGNKEEVKILTIGKGQKKEHWLQIFDCPNLEELTLNNPSKEQVHAIRKLTHLKRLRVTFFRAKDIDFIGELYNLEELVLEYVSGFTDLSPLTKLTKLKSLHFENLRKVKNFDGLSGINSLKYLYINGTLDWKQPIENFEFLKGLQNLEVLALIWVINKTPYPAFKPITELQKLKKINVISNMFPTEEFAYLETVLPNVEGAVWEPFKKVVHGYCNVLYLPKKDSRSKLSEEILKKEHPEVSINHEGRRIIKDPNPGYFEFLGKGAGKVKCNNPKADEKCLEFKNKYEDMKLKAQKITKGF, encoded by the coding sequence ATGAAACATCATTTTGGAGATTTCTTAGATAGAACAGACGACTATTGGACAACAATACCCAATAGAGAACGATTTGCTTTTATAGCAAATTTCGAAATTGGTAATAAAGAAGAAGTTAAAATTTTAACTATTGGTAAAGGTCAAAAAAAGGAACATTGGTTACAAATATTTGATTGCCCGAACCTTGAGGAACTAACCCTAAACAACCCCAGCAAAGAACAAGTTCATGCCATTAGAAAACTGACACATCTTAAAAGATTAAGAGTTACTTTTTTTAGAGCAAAAGACATTGACTTTATTGGCGAATTGTACAATTTAGAAGAATTAGTTCTTGAATATGTTTCTGGGTTCACAGACCTTTCGCCACTAACGAAATTGACAAAACTAAAATCTTTACATTTCGAAAATCTTAGAAAAGTTAAAAATTTCGATGGGTTATCAGGAATTAATAGTTTAAAATATTTATATATAAACGGAACGCTAGATTGGAAACAACCTATTGAGAATTTTGAATTTTTAAAAGGACTACAAAACCTTGAAGTACTAGCCTTAATTTGGGTCATAAATAAAACCCCTTACCCTGCTTTTAAACCCATTACAGAGCTACAGAAACTAAAAAAAATAAATGTAATCAGTAATATGTTCCCTACTGAAGAATTTGCTTATTTAGAAACCGTTCTTCCAAATGTAGAAGGTGCAGTTTGGGAACCTTTTAAAAAAGTAGTGCATGGGTACTGCAATGTGCTTTATCTTCCCAAAAAAGATTCCCGCTCAAAATTATCTGAAGAAATTCTAAAAAAAGAACATCCTGAGGTTTCTATAAACCATGAAGGTAGAAGAATTATCAAAGACCCTAACCCTGGTTATTTTGAGTTTTTAGGTAAGGGTGCAGGTAAAGTAAAATGCAATAACCCTAAAGCTGATGAGAAATGTTTAGAATTTAAGAACAAATACGAAGACATGAAATTGAAAGCTCAAAAAATTACTAAAGGCTTTTAA
- a CDS encoding 5'-nucleotidase C-terminal domain-containing protein has translation MAKLKHFGILNIKHYVIFITLLNLVSCKNNPDKLTELTGKQIAIDTTYTSVDSIQKFIQPYHDRVESILDSTLAYAPYVISKTDGKFNTTAGNLMADIVLSETNPIFKKRTGNSIDLVLLNHGGIRSIISKGNVTSRTAYEVMPFENSVVVVALKGTSLLKMIDYLIKSKRAHPVAGMQLILNKDNSVKSFTIDGKPLDKDKTYNVATSDYLVTGGDNMSFFKEALSKTETDYKIRNAMIDFFSKADTLAPKVDLRYYQLQ, from the coding sequence ATGGCGAAGTTAAAACACTTTGGTATTTTAAATATAAAACATTATGTTATATTTATAACATTGTTGAATTTAGTATCCTGTAAAAACAATCCTGATAAACTCACTGAACTGACTGGCAAGCAGATAGCAATTGATACCACTTATACTTCTGTTGACAGTATTCAAAAATTTATTCAGCCTTATCATGATCGCGTCGAAAGTATTTTAGATAGTACATTGGCATATGCACCTTATGTTATTTCAAAAACAGATGGTAAATTCAATACCACAGCCGGTAATTTAATGGCAGATATTGTACTGAGTGAGACCAATCCTATTTTTAAAAAGCGCACCGGAAATAGTATTGATCTGGTACTTTTAAACCATGGCGGTATTAGATCGATTATCTCTAAAGGAAATGTTACCTCTAGAACTGCTTATGAGGTAATGCCGTTTGAAAACTCGGTGGTTGTCGTAGCACTTAAAGGTACATCTTTATTAAAAATGATAGATTACCTTATTAAGTCCAAAAGAGCGCACCCTGTTGCAGGTATGCAGCTTATTCTCAACAAAGACAATTCGGTCAAATCTTTTACAATAGACGGAAAACCTTTAGATAAAGACAAAACTTATAATGTAGCCACATCAGACTACTTAGTTACCGGCGGTGATAATATGAGCTTTTTTAAAGAAGCACTTTCTAAAACGGAAACCGATTATAAAATACGTAATGCCATGATAGATTTCTTTTCTAAAGCGGATACCCTTGCCCCAAAAGTAGATTTAAGATATTATCAATTACAGTAA
- the ligA gene encoding NAD-dependent DNA ligase LigA: protein MKAKIEALRKELREHNHNYYVLDNPTISDYDFDMKLKELQDLEAKHPEFYDASSPSLRVGGMITKNFATVVHEHRMYSLDNSYSKEDLEDWEKRIQRNLGDVPVAFTCELKYDGASISITYEKGKLIKAVTRGDGIQGDDVTNNIKTIKSVPLQLKGDYPEKFDIRGEIVLPFDGFMKMNEERVANGEDPYMNPRNTASGSLKLQDSSAVAERPLECLLYSIVGRNLNIDSQFHMLEKAREWGFKVPTVAKLCQTTDEVMAFVEEWDVKRHELPYETDGVVIKVNSLQNQEELGFTSKAPRWAMAYKFKAEQVSTTLNEITYQVGRTGAITPVANLEPVLLAGTTVKRASLHNADQIAKLDIRVGDTVFVEKGGEIIPKIIAVDLTKRPADSKPTKYIHQCPECGTELTRTVGDAKHYCPNEYGCPPQITGRIQHFISRKAMDIEGLGGETVELLFKEGLIDDYADLYKLTKEDVLPLERMAEKSAENLVKGVSESVKVPFERVLFALGIRFVGETVAKKLAKAYKNIDALKEATLEHLTSVDEIGDRIAQSVIDFFANEKNIDAIERLRSYGVQLEISAEKLQNQTDTLAGKTFVVSGVFEILSRDELKKKIEDNGGKVGSSISSKTSFLVAGDKMGPSKRTKAEKLEIPIISEQDFINMLA, encoded by the coding sequence ATGAAAGCAAAAATAGAAGCACTTAGAAAAGAATTACGAGAGCATAATCATAATTACTACGTGTTGGATAATCCGACCATTTCTGATTATGATTTTGATATGAAATTGAAAGAATTACAGGATTTGGAGGCAAAACATCCAGAATTCTATGATGCCAGTTCACCTTCACTTCGGGTTGGTGGAATGATCACTAAGAATTTTGCGACCGTAGTTCATGAGCACAGAATGTATTCTTTAGATAATTCGTACTCCAAAGAAGATTTAGAAGATTGGGAGAAACGTATTCAGCGTAACCTAGGGGATGTGCCTGTTGCTTTTACGTGCGAGTTAAAGTACGATGGTGCTTCTATCAGTATAACCTATGAAAAAGGAAAACTGATAAAGGCAGTTACCCGTGGTGACGGAATTCAGGGAGACGATGTCACCAATAATATTAAAACGATAAAATCTGTTCCGCTGCAACTAAAGGGAGATTACCCTGAGAAGTTTGATATACGTGGAGAAATCGTTTTGCCTTTTGACGGATTCATGAAAATGAACGAAGAGCGCGTAGCAAATGGAGAAGATCCATACATGAACCCTAGAAATACAGCATCAGGTAGTTTAAAACTTCAGGATAGTAGTGCTGTTGCGGAAAGACCGTTGGAGTGTTTGTTGTATAGTATAGTAGGTAGAAACTTAAATATAGATTCTCAGTTTCACATGTTAGAGAAAGCCCGTGAATGGGGTTTTAAAGTGCCAACCGTTGCAAAGCTTTGCCAAACTACAGATGAAGTGATGGCTTTTGTTGAGGAATGGGATGTGAAAAGACATGAATTGCCTTATGAGACGGACGGAGTTGTGATTAAAGTAAATAGTCTTCAGAATCAAGAAGAATTGGGCTTTACTTCCAAAGCTCCAAGATGGGCAATGGCATATAAGTTTAAGGCGGAACAAGTTTCTACTACCCTCAATGAAATTACATATCAAGTAGGGCGTACAGGGGCAATTACACCTGTAGCGAATTTAGAACCTGTTTTATTGGCAGGTACAACGGTCAAAAGAGCTTCATTGCATAATGCAGATCAAATAGCAAAATTAGATATTCGTGTTGGCGATACCGTATTTGTAGAAAAGGGAGGGGAAATTATTCCAAAAATTATAGCTGTAGATTTAACCAAAAGACCTGCAGATTCCAAACCTACTAAGTATATACATCAATGTCCGGAATGTGGAACAGAGCTGACTAGAACAGTAGGCGATGCTAAACATTACTGTCCTAATGAATATGGTTGTCCTCCACAGATAACGGGTCGAATTCAGCATTTTATTTCAAGAAAGGCAATGGATATTGAAGGCTTAGGTGGTGAGACTGTAGAGTTGTTATTTAAAGAAGGTTTAATAGACGATTATGCAGATTTGTATAAACTCACCAAAGAAGATGTATTGCCTTTGGAGCGAATGGCAGAGAAGTCCGCCGAAAATTTAGTCAAAGGAGTATCAGAATCGGTAAAAGTGCCTTTTGAGCGTGTTTTGTTCGCTTTAGGAATTCGTTTTGTAGGGGAGACCGTGGCAAAGAAATTGGCAAAAGCATATAAGAATATAGATGCGCTGAAAGAAGCAACTCTAGAGCACTTGACTTCAGTAGATGAAATAGGTGATCGTATAGCACAAAGTGTAATAGACTTTTTTGCAAATGAAAAGAATATAGATGCTATAGAAAGATTACGTAGCTACGGAGTGCAATTAGAAATATCTGCAGAGAAATTGCAAAACCAGACCGATACTTTAGCGGGTAAAACCTTTGTAGTATCAGGTGTTTTTGAGATATTAAGTAGAGATGAACTTAAGAAGAAAATAGAAGATAATGGAGGTAAGGTAGGTTCTTCCATATCATCAAAGACTAGTTTTTTGGTTGCAGGGGATAAAATGGGACCAAGTAAGCGTACCAAGGCAGAGAAGCTGGAAATACCGATTATCAGTGAGCAAGATTTTATTAATATGTTAGCATAA
- a CDS encoding bifunctional metallophosphatase/5'-nucleotidase yields MERRKFIRNTAASTSLLTLGGLGLNSCIESKKKHITILHTNDVHSHVDAFPNDHADFPGLGGLARRAGLVDSIRKENPNTFLFDAGDIFQGTPYFNFYGGELEFKLMSMLNYDATTIGNHDFDNGIDGLLAQMPYAKFNFISANYDFSNTVLDGLTEPYKIYEKDGIKVGVYGLGIKLDGLVTKQLFKETKFLDPYELATDMETKLKEEEKCDLVICLSHLGYEYNSQKPDDLKLAKRTKYTDLIIGGHTHTFLDKPTIVTNAAERDVLVNQVGCFGVNLGRIDFYFDNSTVNANGYTIKV; encoded by the coding sequence ATGGAAAGAAGAAAATTTATACGAAACACTGCCGCATCCACTAGCCTATTAACCCTTGGTGGTTTGGGACTAAATTCTTGTATCGAATCTAAAAAGAAACACATTACCATTTTACACACCAATGATGTACACAGTCATGTAGATGCTTTCCCCAACGACCATGCAGATTTCCCTGGGTTGGGAGGCTTGGCTCGCAGAGCGGGTTTAGTAGACAGTATAAGAAAAGAGAATCCGAATACGTTTCTTTTTGATGCGGGCGATATTTTTCAAGGTACCCCCTACTTCAATTTTTATGGTGGTGAACTAGAATTTAAATTAATGAGCATGCTTAATTATGATGCCACTACAATTGGAAATCATGATTTTGATAATGGTATTGACGGACTTTTAGCCCAAATGCCCTACGCTAAGTTTAATTTTATTAGTGCCAATTACGACTTTTCTAATACCGTTTTAGACGGATTAACAGAGCCCTACAAGATTTATGAAAAAGACGGAATTAAAGTTGGTGTCTACGGATTAGGGATTAAACTAGACGGTTTGGTTACAAAACAACTCTTTAAAGAGACTAAATTTCTTGACCCATATGAATTGGCTACCGATATGGAAACCAAGCTTAAAGAAGAGGAAAAATGCGATTTGGTTATTTGCCTTTCTCATTTAGGTTACGAATATAATTCTCAAAAGCCAGATGATTTAAAACTTGCCAAAAGAACTAAATACACCGATTTAATTATTGGTGGACATACGCATACCTTTCTAGATAAACCGACTATTGTTACGAACGCCGCAGAACGAGATGTATTGGTAAATCAAGTAGGATGTTTTGGGGTAAATTTGGGTAGAATTGATTTCTATTTTGATAATAGCACTGTTAACGCAAACGGATATACAATTAAAGTCTAA
- a CDS encoding helix-turn-helix domain-containing protein, whose amino-acid sequence MNSWKTKIKITVNFESNTELLSDNSMGIYFEYDSDETLVVHFKPLNEVFSESTLFSTQGVLINFERDLIDEDDIEYALDVMSLFNKFPQYHIQDAKEVNQISKIIELLKDEYCSATVSYIMLKTLLKVLLLHLIRFQNDELLPQDIHQKRVFQFLELMEVNFLKETNSDYYANELGISTKRLNQILQDKLNLTAKQIIQQRQVTEAKRKLIKSEITTKELAFELGFESISSFSRFFKKNVGVSPTVFKSQQHS is encoded by the coding sequence TTGAATAGCTGGAAGACCAAAATAAAGATCACTGTAAATTTTGAATCGAATACAGAATTGCTATCTGATAATTCCATGGGTATATATTTTGAATATGATTCAGATGAAACCTTGGTTGTTCATTTTAAACCATTGAACGAGGTGTTTTCAGAGAGTACTCTTTTTAGCACTCAGGGTGTATTAATCAATTTTGAACGTGATTTAATTGACGAAGATGATATAGAGTATGCTTTAGATGTAATGTCGTTATTCAACAAGTTTCCGCAGTATCATATTCAAGATGCAAAAGAAGTAAATCAAATAAGTAAGATAATTGAATTACTGAAAGATGAATACTGTAGTGCTACAGTGTCATACATAATGCTGAAAACTTTGTTAAAGGTGCTATTATTACATTTAATTCGATTTCAGAACGATGAGTTATTACCTCAAGATATTCACCAGAAAAGAGTATTTCAGTTTTTGGAATTAATGGAAGTTAATTTTTTAAAAGAAACAAATTCAGATTATTATGCCAATGAATTGGGAATTAGTACAAAACGCTTAAACCAGATTTTACAAGATAAATTGAACTTGACCGCTAAGCAGATTATTCAGCAGCGACAAGTTACCGAGGCAAAACGAAAGCTTATAAAAAGTGAAATTACTACAAAGGAATTGGCGTTTGAATTAGGATTTGAATCCATCAGTAGCTTTTCCCGTTTTTTTAAGAAAAATGTAGGTGTAAGTCCAACGGTATTTAAATCTCAGCAACACTCATAA
- a CDS encoding cation:proton antiporter, translating into MDVFTIISVLVFLSAIFGYINARFLKLPNSIGLMLITILFTLAVFLIGYIDDTLINAERYIITQIDFKAVLLDIMLSFLLFAGALHTNFEQLKVQRWPILVFSTLGVLVSTFLVGTSMYYLLQLIGMDISFIYCLLFGSLISPTDPIAVLGILKKAGAPKQLETKIVGESLFNDGVGVVVFLTIFQLASTTEVAVSPLDILELFGVEVIGGLALGLALGWGTWKLMKSIDDYDIEVIITLATVMVGTLIAQKFHLSAPLAMVAAGLVVGNDTVRNSAMSETTETYVDKFWELLDILLNTLLFVLIGMEMLVLSFKTEYVIAGLLAIPLVLVCRYLSLLIPIKFFEKKLDFIPKTNLVMTWGGLRGGISIALALGLSDEMHRDAFLVITYIVVVFSIIGQGLTVEKLIKRVVK; encoded by the coding sequence ATGGACGTTTTTACAATAATTTCAGTACTAGTATTTCTATCGGCAATTTTTGGCTATATAAATGCTCGTTTTCTAAAACTACCTAACAGTATTGGCTTAATGCTGATTACAATTCTGTTTACATTGGCAGTTTTTTTAATAGGTTATATTGATGACACTTTAATTAATGCAGAGCGATATATCATAACACAGATTGATTTTAAAGCTGTATTACTAGATATTATGTTGAGTTTCCTGTTATTCGCAGGAGCGCTCCATACAAATTTTGAACAATTAAAAGTACAGCGTTGGCCTATATTGGTGTTCTCTACCTTAGGTGTGTTGGTGTCTACTTTTTTAGTAGGTACAAGCATGTATTATTTATTACAATTGATAGGAATGGATATCTCTTTTATCTATTGTCTATTGTTCGGTTCGTTAATCTCACCTACAGATCCAATTGCAGTATTGGGAATTTTGAAGAAGGCAGGAGCACCAAAGCAATTGGAAACTAAAATTGTTGGTGAATCATTGTTTAATGATGGGGTAGGAGTGGTTGTTTTCTTAACCATTTTTCAGCTTGCATCTACAACTGAGGTTGCTGTTAGTCCGTTAGACATTTTAGAACTTTTTGGAGTTGAGGTCATAGGTGGTTTAGCATTAGGTCTAGCGTTAGGTTGGGGAACATGGAAGCTTATGAAATCTATTGATGATTATGATATAGAAGTAATCATCACCTTGGCAACGGTAATGGTAGGTACATTGATAGCGCAGAAATTCCATTTGTCGGCTCCATTGGCAATGGTTGCTGCAGGTTTGGTGGTTGGTAATGACACGGTACGTAATTCAGCCATGTCAGAAACAACAGAAACTTACGTAGATAAATTTTGGGAGCTGTTAGATATTTTATTGAACACTTTACTGTTTGTTTTAATTGGGATGGAAATGCTTGTACTATCTTTTAAAACAGAATATGTAATTGCTGGGTTGTTAGCAATTCCGTTAGTATTGGTTTGTCGATACTTGTCGCTATTAATTCCTATTAAATTCTTTGAGAAGAAACTAGATTTTATACCGAAAACTAATTTGGTGATGACCTGGGGCGGTTTGCGTGGAGGTATTTCCATAGCATTGGCATTAGGCTTATCTGATGAAATGCATAGAGATGCATTTCTAGTAATCACATATATAGTTGTTGTATTCTCTATTATTGGACAAGGCTTAACAGTAGAAAAGCTTATTAAAAGAGTTGTAAAATGA
- a CDS encoding MFS transporter — translation MKKISNFGIFTLLLVSSLTIMVGTVIAPSLSGIIQHKDLGFSPSWLITLPSLGVVVFAPLIGWLLNKMSPLKLLALGLVPYAVLGLIGAFIDNQYLLILDRFLLGAATVAIQVSVTAYIAAQYEGEARMKMIAWQGMAIELGGVVFLAIGGILGEMFWQYPFYIYLIALVCLLLVFKTLPKIEESVREEETSAEVTTREKLKTRIIVSSSLLAMMLFFIGFVTLPLYLPTNFGFSESETGYLMAFISVIAIVTASQMPRMVKLLGDGKTVTLGFVFFMLGYIVLALATSVPFLILTAICIGIGFGFTIPLLNHMTIEVSNSQNQGKNLGLFSMAVFGGQFLSTFIEYISKNYMAVYGVTAALALVIALVMYYQFQKASKD, via the coding sequence ATGAAAAAAATATCAAACTTCGGAATATTTACACTACTGTTAGTGAGCAGTTTAACGATAATGGTAGGTACCGTAATTGCGCCATCATTATCAGGAATTATACAACATAAAGATTTGGGTTTTTCGCCTAGTTGGTTAATTACGTTACCGTCATTAGGTGTTGTGGTTTTTGCTCCTTTAATAGGTTGGTTGTTGAATAAGATGAGTCCGCTTAAATTGCTCGCTCTTGGACTAGTTCCATATGCCGTTTTGGGGTTAATAGGCGCTTTTATAGACAATCAATACCTTTTAATTTTAGATCGTTTTTTACTAGGTGCGGCAACGGTTGCAATTCAAGTTTCGGTCACCGCATACATAGCAGCACAATATGAAGGTGAAGCGCGTATGAAAATGATTGCTTGGCAAGGAATGGCTATAGAGTTAGGTGGCGTAGTTTTTTTGGCAATAGGAGGGATTTTAGGTGAAATGTTCTGGCAATATCCCTTTTATATCTATCTCATAGCGTTAGTATGTCTTTTGTTGGTTTTTAAAACCTTACCAAAAATTGAAGAATCCGTTAGAGAAGAGGAAACTTCTGCTGAGGTTACTACAAGGGAAAAACTTAAAACACGAATAATTGTATCCTCGTCCTTACTGGCTATGATGTTATTTTTTATAGGCTTTGTAACCCTACCATTGTATCTGCCAACGAATTTTGGTTTTAGCGAATCTGAAACAGGATATCTTATGGCGTTCATTTCTGTTATTGCTATTGTTACGGCTAGTCAAATGCCTAGAATGGTTAAATTATTAGGAGATGGAAAGACGGTTACTTTGGGGTTTGTTTTTTTTATGTTAGGCTATATCGTTCTCGCTTTGGCTACAAGTGTGCCTTTCCTAATATTGACAGCTATTTGTATTGGAATAGGATTTGGGTTTACCATTCCACTGCTAAACCATATGACCATAGAAGTGAGTAATAGTCAAAACCAGGGAAAAAATTTAGGGTTGTTTTCAATGGCGGTCTTTGGTGGTCAATTCTTGTCAACCTTTATAGAATATATTTCTAAAAATTATATGGCGGTCTATGGGGTGACTGCGGCTTTGGCATTGGTAATTGCATTGGTAATGTATTATCAATTTCAAAAAGCAAGCAAAGACTAG
- the blaOXA gene encoding class D beta-lactamase, which translates to MKICKLLFLIVCIVSCKDQKRTEILSESKSNSTKINKSEFQTIIESNNIKGSILIYDLNNNTYYSNNFKWATHGNLPASTFKITNSIIGLETGVIKSDSTIFKWDGEEKWSNFWEQDLVLRDAFQFSCVPCYQEVAAKIGAQRMNEYVENLQYGNLKINADNITDFWLKGDSRINQMQQIDFLKRYFNDQLPISKRTKHIMQDVMLIENTTDYKLSGKTGLSNSNNQYNGWFVGFIEVKNHVYFFATNLEAINNKIELNDFIHTRKEVTLAALKELRVIK; encoded by the coding sequence ATGAAAATATGTAAACTGCTATTTTTAATCGTTTGTATCGTTTCTTGTAAAGACCAAAAGAGGACTGAAATTTTGAGTGAATCAAAATCGAATAGCACTAAAATAAACAAGTCTGAATTTCAAACTATCATTGAATCTAATAATATCAAAGGATCTATTTTAATTTACGATTTAAATAATAACACCTATTATTCCAATAACTTTAAGTGGGCTACACATGGTAACTTACCCGCATCCACTTTTAAAATTACAAATAGTATTATCGGCTTGGAAACGGGAGTTATTAAAAGTGACAGCACCATATTTAAATGGGATGGTGAAGAGAAATGGTCAAACTTTTGGGAGCAAGACTTAGTACTGCGAGATGCCTTTCAATTTTCATGTGTACCATGCTATCAAGAAGTTGCTGCAAAAATTGGGGCTCAACGTATGAACGAATATGTTGAAAATCTACAATACGGAAATCTAAAAATAAATGCTGATAATATCACGGATTTCTGGTTAAAGGGTGATTCTAGAATTAACCAAATGCAGCAAATAGATTTTCTAAAACGATATTTCAATGACCAGTTACCAATATCAAAGAGAACCAAGCATATTATGCAAGATGTCATGTTAATTGAGAATACAACTGATTACAAGCTCAGCGGTAAAACAGGATTATCTAATAGCAACAACCAATATAATGGCTGGTTCGTTGGCTTTATAGAAGTTAAGAACCATGTTTATTTCTTTGCTACTAATTTAGAAGCTATTAATAACAAAATAGAACTTAACGATTTTATACATACTAGAAAAGAGGTTACCCTTGCGGCATTAAAAGAGTTACGGGTCATTAAATGA
- a CDS encoding fumarylacetoacetate hydrolase family protein, whose product MKIIGIGKNYVVDKSEIDGLKNDTQLIFTKPDSSLVTDSKDVEFPAITNQLIYEVELVVKIGKTAKNVTVEEANSYISEIGIGIDYTAKDVLTASREKKGPWALAKGFDGASPIAGFKPISDFPELDNINFDLVINGEKKQVGNTGYIIYNFAEIISFVSTFMTLNPGDMIFTGTPAIGAGETFKGDHLQASIEGELLLDFKMI is encoded by the coding sequence ATGAAAATTATAGGTATAGGCAAGAATTACGTAGTTGACAAATCTGAAATAGACGGATTAAAGAATGATACGCAACTCATATTTACAAAGCCAGATTCTTCTTTAGTCACTGATAGTAAAGATGTGGAATTTCCTGCTATTACCAATCAACTGATTTACGAAGTAGAATTGGTGGTTAAAATAGGAAAAACTGCTAAAAATGTAACCGTAGAAGAGGCAAATTCATATATTTCTGAAATAGGTATTGGTATTGATTATACCGCAAAAGATGTACTTACTGCTAGTAGAGAGAAAAAAGGACCTTGGGCTTTGGCAAAAGGTTTTGATGGCGCCTCACCTATTGCTGGTTTTAAGCCTATCTCCGATTTTCCAGAATTAGACAACATTAATTTTGACTTAGTAATTAACGGTGAAAAGAAACAGGTTGGTAATACTGGATATATCATTTATAACTTTGCTGAAATCATCAGCTTTGTTTCTACATTTATGACATTGAATCCTGGTGATATGATATTCACAGGAACCCCTGCTATAGGTGCAGGTGAAACATTTAAAGGAGATCACTTACAAGCTTCTATAGAAGGAGAGTTATTATTGGATTTCAAAATGATTTAA
- a CDS encoding LOG family protein: MKSIVVFCGSSEGVDSAYGLQASELGETFGKNNIQLVYGGAKIGIMAKVAEGVLNNGGKVIGVIPVFLKKKEVVHEGLTELIVTQNMHERKLKMHDLSDGILMLPGGFGTLEEFFEMLTWSQLGLHQYPIGILNTNGFYDSLLKMMHDMVKEGFVKQEHINTILVDDDIDSLLEKMENYIPLPTPKWINKEQL, encoded by the coding sequence ATGAAAAGTATTGTAGTTTTTTGCGGTAGTAGTGAAGGTGTTGATTCTGCATATGGTTTACAGGCATCAGAATTAGGAGAGACTTTTGGGAAGAATAATATTCAATTAGTTTATGGTGGCGCTAAAATAGGCATCATGGCTAAAGTAGCTGAAGGAGTATTAAACAATGGAGGAAAGGTGATAGGAGTAATTCCTGTATTTCTAAAAAAGAAAGAAGTGGTTCATGAGGGCTTGACAGAATTAATAGTTACCCAAAACATGCATGAACGTAAATTGAAGATGCATGATCTATCTGACGGAATACTAATGCTACCTGGGGGATTTGGAACCTTAGAAGAATTTTTTGAAATGTTGACCTGGTCTCAACTGGGGCTACATCAATATCCGATAGGAATATTAAATACAAACGGATTTTATGATTCCCTTTTAAAGATGATGCATGACATGGTCAAAGAAGGTTTTGTAAAACAAGAACATATAAATACTATTTTGGTGGACGATGATATAGATTCATTGTTAGAGAAAATGGAAAATTACATTCCGTTACCAACACCAAAGTGGATTAATAAAGAGCAGCTTTAA
- a CDS encoding GNAT family N-acetyltransferase gives MLYYKRCASDNENFKELVALLDADLALRDGDENTFYAQFNGIDTLKNCVVFYSDETLVACGAFQEFNKDSVEIKRMYVQPSFRGKGIASKTLVVLEKWAKELNYSYAVLETGLRQPEALALYKKNNYTIIDNYPPYEHMANSVCFRKVL, from the coding sequence ATGCTTTACTATAAACGTTGCGCTAGCGATAACGAAAACTTTAAAGAATTAGTTGCCTTACTTGATGCTGATCTGGCATTACGAGATGGAGACGAGAATACTTTCTATGCACAGTTTAATGGTATTGATACGTTGAAAAATTGTGTAGTTTTTTATTCTGATGAAACCCTTGTTGCATGTGGTGCATTCCAGGAATTCAATAAGGATTCCGTTGAAATTAAACGCATGTATGTACAACCAAGTTTTCGGGGTAAAGGTATTGCCTCAAAAACACTCGTTGTTTTGGAAAAATGGGCAAAAGAATTAAACTATTCATACGCTGTATTAGAAACCGGATTACGCCAGCCGGAAGCCCTAGCACTTTATAAAAAGAATAATTACACAATTATCGATAATTACCCTCCGTACGAGCACATGGCAAATAGTGTTTGTTTTAGGAAGGTGTTGTAA